The window AGAACCCGGACGCCGCCTTCGTCTACCTCGGCGAGGTCGACCACGCGGGCCACACCTCCGGCGCGGCGAGCCAGGAGTACCTGAACGCGATCGCCCGCGTCGACGTCCTCGTCGGCAAGCTCCTCACCGCCGTGGAGAGCCGCCCCACCCGCGACCGGGAGAACTGGAAGATCCTGGTCACCACCGACCACGGTCACACCGACGGCGGCGGCCACGGCGGCTCCACGATCGCGGAGCGCGGCACCTTCGTCATCGCCAAGGGCGCCGGGATCCCGGCCGGTTCGGTACGCAACGACGTACGGCTCGTCGACGTCGCCGCGACCGCGCTCGCCCAGGTCGGCGTCAGCGCTCCCGCCCTCGACGGGGTTCCGCTGAACGCCCCCGACAACGACCCCTTCGACACCCTGCGCCCCAACCTCCAGGCCCGCGTGGACGAGACGGGCATCCCGGCCGGCGTGAAGGGCTTCACGCACACCCCGCCGGCCGGCTGGGCCGTGGACAACGCGAAGATGGGCGCGGGCGGGGTCACCGAGTGGGCCGGCTGGGCCTTCGCCACCGACGAGTTCTGGAGCCAGTCGCAGCGCGACCAGTGGCGCGAGCTGAACGTCCGCTCCCGCGACGTGTTCGCCGTGGCCGACTCCGACGAGTGGGACGACAAGAGCCACACCGGCACCTTCGACTCCACCCTGGTCACCCCCAAGTGGCCGGTCACCGGCGGCTCCACGAGGACCCTGACCTACCGGACCCACTACCGCCACGAGGCCGGGCAGACCGCCCAGGTCCTGGTCTCGTACAACGGCGGCGCCCCGACCGTGGTCAAGACGCACACGGCCGACGCCATGGCCAAGACCGAGAACCTGAGCCTGCCGGTGCCCGCCGGAGCCACCGACGTCCAGGTCCGCTTCCGCTACAGCGGCGCCAACAACTGGTTCTGGACCGTGGACGACGTCACCCTCGGCTGAGCCGCCACGAAAGGCCCGAGGGGGCCGATGTCCGGGCCGTGGACGGCCTCCGCGTCCGCGGCCCGCGCCGGATAGGGTGGTACAGACCAGGGCCCCCCGAGGTCAGAGGCCCCGCAGAGCGGAGAACAGTCCCGTGGCAGAGCGCAAGCCGATCGAATCCTGGCTCACCGACATGGACGGGGTCCTCATCCACGAGGGCACCCCGATCCCCGGCGCGGATGCCTTCATCAAGCGGCTGCGCGAGTCCGGCA of the Streptomyces sp. NBC_01426 genome contains:
- a CDS encoding alkaline phosphatase family protein; its protein translation is MPPALPPRRVLTVAATAATLLATALGAHPAGAAETATTDKVLVIGLDGVVLDRVKVADAPHLNGLMAQGLTAKSTLYANPMAATSSGPGWSSIATGVWPDKHGVKDNSFTGKNYTAHPDFLTRVENAKPALNTYAAADWEPITSTDQNGPIFSSKVDKRLSLKGDRDGYGSEDPKIAAAAAAELRDQNPDAAFVYLGEVDHAGHTSGAASQEYLNAIARVDVLVGKLLTAVESRPTRDRENWKILVTTDHGHTDGGGHGGSTIAERGTFVIAKGAGIPAGSVRNDVRLVDVAATALAQVGVSAPALDGVPLNAPDNDPFDTLRPNLQARVDETGIPAGVKGFTHTPPAGWAVDNAKMGAGGVTEWAGWAFATDEFWSQSQRDQWRELNVRSRDVFAVADSDEWDDKSHTGTFDSTLVTPKWPVTGGSTRTLTYRTHYRHEAGQTAQVLVSYNGGAPTVVKTHTADAMAKTENLSLPVPAGATDVQVRFRYSGANNWFWTVDDVTLG